The following nucleotide sequence is from Pseudobutyrivibrio ruminis HUN009.
TAGGTAAGTGTAAGTTTAGTAGAAGTAAGATATTGTTCAAAAAGCATCTTATTGACGTATGTCAAATAAGATGCTTTTTTAGTTCAATAAAGATTTTGTAGTTAATCAACTGCACCTGCAATCAGTGAAATCACACCTACTGCGATTAGTATTGGCAAAGCCAAATACATCAATCCGCCAAATACAAGTGCTAACAAAAACAATGGTAAGAAGACGATATAAAGCATAATTTTAAAAATGCCCCATGTTGCTCTGAAAGCCAAGCCTATCATCTTTCCAAAAATCATAAAAAATAAAATTCCAAATATTACTGACATAACAATGCCTCCTTCACTATACAACGTCTACTGGATTATCATCCATTACAAGAGCTGCAACGATGTAGATGATAATTCCGCTTCCTCCAGCAAGTGTAACTGCTGCCCAAATCAATCTTACAATTGTTGGATCTACATCAAAGTATTCTGCGATTCCGGCGCAAACGCCACAAATCTTTTTATTGTTGCTTTTGTATAATCTTTTTCCGTTCATATTAAGTACCTTCCCTTTCTATAAATAAGTGGTTTGTTTGATTTCTTACTTAAATTTTACATTTGTATTTCCTACTAATATATCACTTTTTCAGCAAATGAATATATGCTATTTTTCTTTTTTGGCAAAATAGATATAATGATTTTATTAGGAGGATAATACTGATGGGAAGAAAATCAATTAGAGAAGACAAAAGTGTATATTTCAAGGCTCGCGAGGAGGCTGGACTTACAAGAGCTCAGGCTAGCGAATTGATAGGTTCGATGACAGAAAGTCGTCTTGAAAAAATCGAAACTGGTAAGGTCGCAATCTATCCGGAAGATGTTGTGGATTTGGCAAACGCATACAAGCGCCAGGATTTATGCAACTATTACTGCACTCATCAGTGTAAAATCGGCCAGGAAACAGTCCCTGAGGTGAAGATGTCATCCCTGCCTGAGATTGTACTTGGTATGTTGTCAGCGTTGAATTCTCTCAACAATCAGAAAGAACGTTTCATTGATATCACTGCCGACGGTATAATCTCTGATGATGAAATTGATGATTTCCTTGCAATTCAAAAGCAACTTGAGCAAATCGATTTGACTGTGGAATCGCTCAAGCTTTGGGTATCAAAAATGATTTCCGAGGGAAAAATTAATAAAGATAAGCTTAATTAGTTATTTTTTCAGGATTTCGGCTAATTCGTCGAAATCCTCTTTTGCTTCTTTGAAGTAAGAACAAAACAAATATATCACTTAGAGTTAGAAAAGGCTAACAGAAGTTTGATAAATACATCACATAGACATTCATTACTGATATTGATTTGTGGTAAAATTTAGTAAGTTGGGTCGAGAATAATGAAATGGGGATAA
It contains:
- a CDS encoding PspC domain-containing protein, with the translated sequence MNGKRLYKSNNKKICGVCAGIAEYFDVDPTIVRLIWAAVTLAGGSGIIIYIVAALVMDDNPVDVV
- a CDS encoding helix-turn-helix domain-containing protein, which produces MGRKSIREDKSVYFKAREEAGLTRAQASELIGSMTESRLEKIETGKVAIYPEDVVDLANAYKRQDLCNYYCTHQCKIGQETVPEVKMSSLPEIVLGMLSALNSLNNQKERFIDITADGIISDDEIDDFLAIQKQLEQIDLTVESLKLWVSKMISEGKINKDKLN